From a single Gimesia fumaroli genomic region:
- a CDS encoding DUF1549 and DUF1553 domain-containing protein, with protein sequence MKSIRMTSYCFTFMAGLLALTAAATAADIKQPVTQRFAAPETKETPQFQQHVVPLLGKLGCNGRACHGSFQGKGDFRLSLFGYDFAMDHKQMTAEDVARINLKDPAKSLILQKALEEVDHEGGQRFKPNSWQHRLLSRWIENGAQGVLKDAPKFERLEVTPNAIQFKKEGETVALRAVAVWSDGTKEDVTPLCRYQTNNEQIATISETGVVIAAKPGDTHVVAFYDSGVIPVPVLQPVSDQYGKNYPQIAANTKIDKLVIAKLQKLGMVPAETCDDAEFLRRVSLDLTGTLPAPHEIEAFLNNKSPNKRSEKIDELIESPGYAAWWTTKLCDFTQNNYDDLINAAPVRELPSQHWYDWIKKRVEDNEGYDKIVEGILLATSREPGEDFDQFTKSMNKIYQEKPGQEFADRDHMPYYWARRNFRNPDDRVLGFAYTFLGIRIQCAQCHKHPFDQWTQTDFKEFRGFFTRVNFGVNPESRQEYTAMVEELGADKVRGNQLVRELNKQIKNGKEVPFMEVYVPKARVQKANNNKNKKQKKRRNNRQSPATAKLLGAEVVEINKMDDPRTALMEWLRREDNPYFAKAFVNRVWASYFNRGIIEPADDLNLANPPSNGPLLDYLSREFARRDFDMKWLHREIANSDTYQRSWKTNKTNELDEVNFSHFIPRRMPAEVLYDAIHQATASDDAIDSFKNSIDSRAIGIAASGVRNRAIRDKQYALTIFGRSTRESNCDCDRSVDPSLLQTMYIKNDNDVYSAINRSNSSWLFQVGQQLGAVQKPNEQKEHMNDRMDQVKEQAKAAKQRVNQLKNQEDKKKQLQQAQKRLRTLTAQLKKMKQLSSRMGKGPARMQTLEKPIPADKTEEIITRTYLRSLSRYPTESERTAARKYLNESQDKMAGVYDLIWAVLNTKEFMLVH encoded by the coding sequence ATGAAATCAATCAGAATGACAAGTTACTGTTTTACATTCATGGCCGGTTTACTGGCATTGACTGCAGCCGCGACTGCCGCAGACATCAAACAGCCAGTCACCCAGAGATTCGCTGCACCAGAGACTAAGGAAACACCTCAGTTCCAGCAGCATGTCGTTCCTTTACTAGGCAAGCTGGGCTGTAACGGCCGTGCCTGCCATGGCTCCTTCCAGGGAAAAGGAGACTTTCGACTTTCCCTGTTCGGCTATGACTTTGCCATGGACCACAAACAGATGACGGCCGAAGATGTCGCTCGAATCAATCTGAAAGATCCTGCTAAAAGTTTAATCCTGCAAAAAGCACTGGAAGAAGTCGACCATGAAGGGGGCCAGCGTTTTAAACCCAACAGCTGGCAGCATCGGCTCTTGTCGCGCTGGATTGAAAATGGCGCACAAGGAGTTCTGAAAGACGCGCCGAAATTTGAGCGACTGGAAGTCACTCCCAATGCCATTCAGTTCAAGAAAGAAGGGGAGACGGTTGCTTTGCGGGCTGTCGCTGTCTGGTCGGATGGCACAAAAGAAGATGTCACACCTCTGTGTCGCTACCAGACCAACAATGAGCAGATCGCTACGATTTCTGAAACAGGTGTTGTCATCGCCGCCAAGCCCGGAGACACACATGTTGTCGCCTTTTATGACTCAGGTGTGATCCCGGTTCCTGTTCTGCAGCCGGTTTCGGATCAATACGGTAAGAACTACCCGCAAATCGCTGCCAACACTAAAATTGACAAGCTGGTTATTGCTAAACTGCAAAAACTAGGCATGGTCCCCGCTGAGACCTGTGATGATGCTGAATTCCTGCGTCGTGTCAGCCTCGACCTGACCGGTACGCTGCCAGCCCCTCATGAAATTGAAGCGTTCCTCAATAACAAATCGCCCAACAAGCGATCGGAAAAAATCGACGAGCTGATCGAAAGCCCCGGCTATGCTGCCTGGTGGACGACCAAGCTTTGTGATTTCACACAAAATAACTATGACGATTTGATTAACGCCGCTCCTGTCCGGGAACTCCCCAGCCAGCACTGGTATGACTGGATTAAAAAACGCGTCGAGGATAACGAAGGCTATGATAAAATCGTCGAAGGCATCCTGCTGGCGACCAGCCGGGAGCCTGGCGAAGATTTCGACCAGTTCACCAAATCGATGAATAAGATCTATCAGGAGAAACCAGGACAGGAATTCGCAGACCGCGATCATATGCCGTACTACTGGGCCAGACGGAATTTCCGCAACCCCGACGACCGTGTACTCGGTTTTGCCTACACATTCCTGGGCATCCGGATTCAATGTGCCCAATGCCACAAACATCCTTTTGATCAATGGACACAAACCGACTTTAAAGAATTCCGTGGCTTCTTTACACGGGTCAATTTCGGCGTGAACCCCGAGTCACGTCAGGAATACACGGCCATGGTGGAAGAACTCGGTGCCGACAAAGTACGTGGTAACCAGTTGGTTCGCGAGTTGAATAAACAGATTAAAAACGGCAAAGAGGTTCCTTTCATGGAAGTGTATGTGCCTAAGGCACGCGTCCAGAAAGCGAACAATAATAAGAACAAAAAACAAAAGAAACGACGTAACAACAGACAGAGCCCGGCTACTGCCAAGCTGCTGGGAGCCGAAGTGGTAGAAATCAATAAAATGGATGATCCACGGACGGCTTTGATGGAATGGTTACGCCGTGAAGATAATCCCTATTTCGCCAAGGCGTTCGTGAATCGGGTCTGGGCGTCTTACTTCAATCGGGGCATTATCGAACCCGCAGATGACTTGAACCTGGCGAATCCTCCCAGCAATGGTCCACTGCTTGATTACCTGTCTCGCGAGTTTGCCCGCCGTGACTTCGACATGAAGTGGCTGCATCGCGAAATCGCAAACAGTGATACTTATCAACGCAGCTGGAAAACCAACAAGACGAACGAGCTGGACGAAGTGAACTTCAGCCACTTTATCCCCCGTCGTATGCCGGCGGAAGTTTTATACGATGCCATTCATCAGGCAACCGCTTCTGACGATGCCATCGATTCCTTCAAAAACAGCATCGACAGTCGTGCGATCGGAATTGCCGCTTCCGGTGTTCGTAATCGCGCAATACGCGACAAGCAATACGCCTTGACGATCTTTGGCCGCTCAACACGCGAAAGTAACTGTGACTGTGATCGCTCCGTCGATCCCAGTCTGCTCCAGACGATGTACATTAAAAATGACAACGATGTCTATTCCGCGATCAACCGTTCTAACAGCAGTTGGTTGTTCCAGGTCGGACAGCAACTGGGTGCCGTTCAAAAACCCAACGAGCAAAAAGAACACATGAATGATCGAATGGATCAGGTTAAAGAACAGGCCAAAGCGGCAAAACAGAGAGTCAATCAGTTGAAAAATCAGGAAGACAAGAAGAAGCAGCTGCAACAGGCTCAAAAACGGTTACGCACTTTGACTGCTCAGTTGAAGAAGATGAAGCAGCTATCGTCTCGCATGGGCAAAGGACCAGCCCGGATGCAAACTCTCGAAAAACCAATCCCCGCTGACAAAACAGAGGAGATTATCACAAGAACGTATTTGAGAAGCTTGAGTCGGTATCCTACTGAATCAGAAAGAACGGCTGCCAGAAAATATCTGAATGAGTCTCAAGATAAAATGGCAGGAGTTTACGATCTGATCTGGGCGGTACTGAACACTAAGGAATTCATGCTCGTTCATTAA
- a CDS encoding DUF1501 domain-containing protein, which produces MALSMTCDGVKRRDFLKIGTLGFTGLTLSSYLRMVDAGQAKPQKAKSAIFIELSGGPSHMDTFDLKPESSNEYRGEFKPIKTNVDGIEISEHLPKLAACMDKFALLRGVSHSVAAHALGRSYVNTGNRPLPSLEYPGYGAVFTKENPGPDNLPPYVSIPNSTQKPGFLGVKHAPLNTGATPRPGQPFNVRGISLRSGLTVENIERRESLLRDIDQTFNSLEKNSQLIEGLDRFGQQAHSIITSKRARDAFDISKESPTFAKQFGESSFGQSCLLASRLVESGVRFVTVSMGGWDTHRNNWDSLENRLLPPFDEGLAALFTGLEEKGLLESTAVYVTGEFGRTPKINTTRGGRDHYPRCMFMLMAGGQVKGGQVIGKSTENGTEPADEGRSPDDVAASFYHNLGIDFTKEYHTNTGRPITIVRDGAVIDQLFS; this is translated from the coding sequence ATGGCTTTATCAATGACATGCGATGGAGTGAAACGCCGCGACTTTCTCAAAATCGGCACACTCGGTTTTACAGGATTGACGCTCTCTTCGTATTTGCGAATGGTCGATGCAGGCCAGGCCAAACCGCAGAAGGCAAAGTCCGCTATCTTTATAGAACTTTCCGGCGGTCCTTCGCATATGGATACATTCGATTTAAAACCCGAATCATCCAACGAGTATCGCGGTGAATTCAAACCAATCAAAACCAACGTGGACGGCATTGAAATTTCCGAGCACCTGCCGAAACTTGCTGCCTGCATGGATAAATTCGCCTTGCTGAGAGGCGTCTCTCACTCGGTCGCAGCACATGCACTGGGTCGTTCCTACGTGAATACAGGAAATCGTCCTCTGCCTTCACTGGAATACCCGGGCTATGGCGCGGTCTTCACCAAAGAGAATCCCGGACCGGACAACCTGCCGCCTTATGTCTCGATTCCCAATTCGACACAAAAACCAGGCTTCCTCGGCGTGAAACATGCTCCGCTGAATACAGGTGCTACACCACGCCCCGGTCAGCCCTTCAATGTCCGTGGCATCTCTCTGCGGTCCGGTTTGACTGTGGAAAACATCGAACGACGTGAGTCTTTATTACGGGATATTGATCAGACCTTCAACAGTCTGGAAAAGAACTCGCAGCTTATTGAAGGCCTGGACCGCTTCGGCCAACAGGCACATTCGATTATCACCTCAAAGCGAGCTCGTGATGCGTTTGACATTTCCAAGGAATCACCGACATTCGCCAAGCAGTTCGGCGAATCCAGCTTTGGGCAAAGCTGCCTGCTGGCTTCGCGACTGGTAGAATCCGGAGTTCGTTTTGTCACCGTTTCCATGGGCGGCTGGGATACCCACCGCAACAACTGGGACAGTCTGGAAAACAGATTGCTGCCTCCCTTTGATGAAGGTCTGGCGGCACTGTTTACCGGACTGGAAGAAAAAGGACTGCTGGAATCGACGGCCGTTTATGTCACCGGCGAATTCGGGCGTACTCCCAAAATCAACACAACCCGCGGCGGTCGTGACCATTATCCACGTTGCATGTTCATGCTGATGGCAGGCGGACAAGTCAAAGGGGGACAGGTCATCGGCAAGAGTACTGAAAACGGTACCGAGCCTGCTGATGAAGGGCGTTCCCCAGATGATGTGGCCGCTTCTTTCTATCACAATCTTGGTATCGATTTCACAAAAGAATACCACACCAATACAGGTCGTCCGATTACCATCGTCCGTGATGGGGCTGTGATTGACCAACTATTTTCCTAA
- a CDS encoding DUF1553 domain-containing protein yields the protein MLRSEPGFSLKRVLVIIAVMMSSGAQVATAKDAPEKDRGIEFFEAKIRPVLIKHCYECHAADAKSIRGGLLLDTQAGTLTGGDSGASIVPGKPEESLLLESLRFESFEMPPAGKLAPEIIADFETWIKMGAPDPREGESKVVKQTIDLEQGREFWSFKPIAKQPVPQVTDADWSHTEIDRFIRARQEQQNLNPASVADRTSLVRRLYFDLIGLPPTPAQIDAFLNDNSSDAVANLVDELLASPHFGERWGRYWLDVARYSQSTGGGRSLLYNSAWRYRNYVIDAFNKDRPFDQFIKEQIAGDTLKSNDYRQQQEQLIATAFLLLGPTNYEQQDKEQLRMDVIDEQIQTVGRAFMAMTLGCARCHDHKFDPIPASDYYALAGIFRSTHVLTPGNVSGWTKRSLPVPAEQQKARDAYDQKLASLTSQQKKKQKQLKKLELQLNSIVLDDSAATLVGDWKESTFMKDYIGKGYIHDQHQAKGKKLVKFVPKKLKSGRYDVQLAYNSAESRASRVPVTIKTAKGKHTVYVNQRVEPTDGAFSSLGQFEFTGTKDEEIIVSNEGTDGFVIVDAIRFISAPVEAEKDTQQQAAVAHYKQTTLKITQTKKQLKQLKSEIAQTKKSAPPQIPEIMSVYEGEEPGDYHLLIRGDVHNLGKKVPRGFITVAQSDKPADKPVSIPETASGRHELADWIASPQNPLTARVYANRIWHHLFGSGLVRTVDNFGFRGETPSHPELLDHLALKLIDQGWSTKSLIREIVLSRTYQLASESTEKQRAADPDNRLLTHQNHRRLDAESIRDTILFVSGNLDLSQHEQTIRPDTKTEYGYVFQKHYRSIYIPVFRNRLHDLLAVFDFPDPNLSVGRRNTSTLSTQALYLMNNPFVMEQSQELASRLIKDYPADEPARIDALFRTTLGRLPGQTEKANATRFLRQSQTSGGPSETEVWSALCQTVIACIDFRYIK from the coding sequence ATGCTACGGTCTGAACCAGGTTTCAGCTTGAAACGGGTCCTTGTCATCATTGCCGTCATGATGTCAAGCGGAGCGCAGGTTGCGACCGCCAAAGACGCACCTGAGAAAGACCGGGGAATTGAATTTTTCGAAGCCAAAATCAGACCCGTTCTGATCAAACACTGCTACGAATGCCATGCCGCTGATGCCAAGTCGATTCGCGGGGGCTTATTACTGGATACCCAGGCTGGAACATTAACGGGCGGGGATTCCGGCGCATCAATCGTTCCCGGCAAGCCGGAAGAAAGTCTGCTGCTGGAATCGCTTCGATTTGAAAGTTTCGAAATGCCGCCGGCGGGTAAACTGGCTCCGGAAATCATCGCGGACTTTGAAACCTGGATCAAAATGGGCGCGCCTGACCCGCGAGAAGGGGAAAGCAAAGTCGTCAAGCAGACGATCGACCTGGAACAGGGGAGAGAGTTTTGGTCCTTCAAGCCAATTGCAAAGCAACCGGTCCCGCAAGTTACTGACGCAGACTGGTCGCATACCGAGATTGATCGGTTCATCCGCGCCCGGCAGGAACAACAAAACCTCAACCCGGCGTCTGTCGCTGATCGCACGTCGCTGGTCCGCCGTCTCTATTTTGATTTGATTGGTCTACCACCTACGCCCGCTCAAATCGATGCATTTCTAAACGACAACAGTTCTGATGCAGTCGCGAATCTGGTTGATGAATTACTGGCGTCGCCTCACTTTGGAGAACGCTGGGGCCGCTACTGGTTGGATGTCGCCCGATACTCTCAATCAACGGGAGGCGGACGTTCGCTGCTTTATAACTCTGCCTGGCGTTATCGTAATTATGTGATTGACGCCTTCAACAAAGACAGACCCTTTGATCAATTTATCAAAGAGCAAATTGCCGGCGACACACTCAAGTCAAATGATTATCGGCAACAACAGGAACAATTGATCGCGACTGCCTTTCTGCTGCTGGGCCCGACTAACTATGAGCAGCAGGACAAAGAACAGCTGCGAATGGACGTGATTGACGAACAGATTCAGACTGTCGGCCGTGCCTTTATGGCGATGACGCTGGGCTGTGCCCGCTGCCACGATCATAAATTTGACCCGATCCCCGCCAGCGACTATTACGCACTGGCAGGGATTTTTCGCAGTACGCACGTCTTGACTCCCGGCAATGTGTCCGGCTGGACCAAACGTTCGCTGCCTGTTCCCGCTGAACAACAAAAAGCACGCGATGCCTATGACCAGAAACTGGCCAGTCTGACTTCCCAACAGAAAAAGAAACAGAAGCAACTAAAAAAACTGGAACTCCAGTTAAACAGTATTGTGCTTGACGATTCCGCAGCCACGCTGGTGGGTGACTGGAAAGAGTCAACGTTCATGAAAGACTACATCGGCAAAGGCTATATCCACGACCAGCACCAGGCCAAAGGCAAGAAGCTGGTCAAGTTTGTTCCGAAAAAGCTGAAGTCAGGCCGCTACGATGTGCAACTGGCCTATAATTCTGCAGAATCCCGTGCCTCACGTGTGCCCGTGACGATTAAAACGGCCAAAGGCAAACATACCGTATATGTGAACCAGCGAGTGGAACCGACTGATGGCGCATTTTCTTCGCTGGGGCAGTTTGAATTTACCGGCACAAAAGATGAAGAAATCATTGTCTCCAATGAAGGTACCGATGGTTTTGTCATCGTCGATGCGATCCGTTTCATCTCCGCTCCCGTTGAGGCAGAAAAAGACACACAGCAGCAGGCGGCAGTCGCACATTACAAACAGACCACACTCAAAATCACACAAACCAAAAAACAGCTCAAACAACTGAAATCGGAAATCGCACAGACAAAGAAATCAGCTCCCCCTCAAATTCCAGAGATCATGTCTGTTTATGAAGGGGAAGAACCCGGCGACTATCATCTCTTGATTCGCGGCGACGTGCATAATCTGGGAAAGAAAGTGCCCCGTGGTTTTATTACGGTAGCCCAATCAGATAAGCCGGCAGACAAACCGGTTTCCATTCCAGAGACTGCCAGTGGACGACATGAACTGGCCGATTGGATTGCCAGTCCCCAGAATCCACTCACCGCGCGGGTTTATGCTAATCGAATCTGGCACCATCTGTTTGGTTCAGGACTGGTTCGCACGGTCGATAACTTTGGCTTTCGAGGCGAAACTCCTTCGCATCCAGAATTACTTGATCATCTGGCTTTGAAATTGATCGATCAGGGCTGGTCCACCAAGTCTCTGATCCGTGAGATCGTCCTGTCCAGAACCTATCAGCTCGCCAGTGAATCGACAGAAAAACAACGCGCAGCCGACCCTGATAATCGGCTGTTAACACATCAGAATCATCGTCGCCTCGATGCGGAATCTATTCGCGACACGATTTTGTTTGTCAGTGGCAATCTCGATCTTTCACAACATGAGCAGACCATCAGACCTGATACCAAAACGGAATATGGTTACGTCTTTCAAAAACACTATCGGAGCATCTACATTCCGGTATTCCGAAACCGCTTACATGATTTACTGGCTGTGTTTGATTTCCCCGACCCGAACCTTTCCGTGGGACGCCGCAATACCAGCACACTTTCAACGCAAGCGTTGTACCTGATGAACAACCCTTTTGTGATGGAACAGTCACAAGAACTGGCAAGCCGTCTAATCAAGGACTATCCTGCTGACGAACCAGCCCGTATTGATGCGTTGTTTCGAACCACATTAGGGCGACTGCCTGGCCAAACGGAAAAAGCCAACGCAACGCGTTTTCTCCGCCAATCGCAGACATCGGGAGGCCCTTCTGAAACAGAAGTCTGGTCTGCGCTTTGTCAGACAGTCATTGCCTGCATTGATTTTCGCTATATTAAATAA